The following are from one region of the Chryseobacterium shigense genome:
- a CDS encoding T9SS-dependent M36 family metallopeptidase, with protein MKKILVSVKVLLLCSFFSFSILSAQKHEQVIKDYVNSEKTFQKINPELKAFTIVNVDPSASLKGDVVGIQQTINGIPVFGSSANVLIREGKVLSFADSFIKTYPSRVKGKQNTMKSSLVAEAAKKFNGLPTFKDREGKEEPLKTNLVYFAKGGELILGYQFNVEEKGTSNVWNLIISSDDGSVLYQENTTLSCNFHDGAFEHLPTELPEAGQNTQSTALPAYVKPESNTPNKNFVLAPDNASYNVLAFPVEAPTFGSRTLINNPWDLTASPEGWHSDGTNHYTITRGNNAFAYTDEANTNTAQFSPDGGAARAFDFPLDITLSQQNYTSAAVTNLFYTTNKMHDVFYKFGFTESARNYQTNNFTNGGAGNDPVLAEARDGSGLNNANFNPGADGTSGRMQMFLFVPNGVRYLYYNSPTSYVSRTPVATTANFGPQLIGNPPVTGNLALSTPADACTAVAAGSLTGKIAVVTAATCGFAVKTKNLQNAGAIGVIQYHPASDQPVGMGGTDNTITIPTIMVGKSEGEFLVNELTNGVVSNATLKTDAVYKDASLDNGIISHEYGHGISNRLTGTGSSCLSYSTSNEQMGEGWSDFFALMVTNRPGDNASVPRAIGTFTGGEAVNGAGIRPARYSPDFAVNNYTYGRTNGMKVNGSILGIAITVPDVHSIGFIWATMLWDLNWKYVEKYGYNSNVLANPNSGSARVLQLVMDALKLQPCNPSFVQGRDAILAADQARIGGEDKCMIWRVFAKRGLGVNAAPGGLNGLYIGANQPAPDLNDQVQDFTIPAECGVLGVNETASDSKGISIYPNPVKTEFTIKTPSGMDLSGITTVSIYDFTGKLVTSEKINLNKQTTVNVNTLLNGVYMVKISGNDIDYSQKIIVSK; from the coding sequence ATGAAAAAAATTCTAGTCAGTGTTAAGGTTTTATTGCTTTGTTCTTTCTTTAGTTTCAGTATACTTTCTGCCCAAAAGCATGAGCAGGTAATCAAAGACTATGTTAACTCGGAAAAAACATTTCAAAAAATAAATCCTGAACTTAAAGCATTTACCATTGTAAACGTTGATCCTTCTGCAAGTTTAAAAGGAGATGTTGTAGGAATACAGCAGACCATCAATGGCATTCCGGTTTTTGGAAGCTCAGCCAATGTGCTGATCAGAGAAGGTAAAGTATTGAGCTTTGCAGATTCCTTTATTAAAACCTACCCATCCCGTGTAAAAGGGAAGCAGAATACCATGAAAAGCTCCTTGGTGGCAGAAGCCGCAAAGAAATTTAACGGCTTGCCTACCTTTAAAGACAGAGAAGGAAAAGAAGAGCCATTAAAAACCAACCTGGTTTATTTTGCAAAAGGCGGGGAGCTGATCCTGGGATATCAGTTCAATGTTGAGGAAAAAGGGACAAGCAATGTTTGGAATCTGATCATCAGCTCAGATGACGGTTCCGTTTTGTATCAGGAAAATACAACGCTGTCATGTAATTTTCATGATGGTGCTTTTGAACACCTCCCTACAGAACTTCCTGAAGCAGGACAGAATACTCAGTCTACTGCACTTCCTGCCTATGTAAAGCCAGAGAGTAATACTCCTAATAAGAATTTTGTTCTGGCACCGGATAATGCTTCTTACAATGTTTTAGCATTTCCCGTTGAAGCACCTACATTTGGAAGCAGAACACTTATTAACAATCCGTGGGATTTAACTGCTTCTCCGGAAGGATGGCATTCTGACGGGACCAACCATTATACCATAACAAGAGGAAATAATGCCTTTGCCTACACTGACGAGGCCAATACAAATACCGCTCAGTTTTCCCCTGACGGAGGAGCTGCAAGAGCATTTGATTTCCCGCTGGATATCACATTGTCACAGCAAAACTATACTTCTGCAGCAGTAACCAATTTATTCTATACAACAAACAAGATGCATGATGTATTTTATAAATTTGGATTTACAGAGTCCGCGAGAAACTACCAGACCAACAATTTTACAAATGGAGGTGCCGGAAATGATCCCGTACTCGCAGAAGCCAGAGACGGAAGCGGGCTTAACAATGCTAATTTTAACCCGGGTGCTGATGGAACCAGCGGAAGAATGCAGATGTTCCTTTTTGTACCTAACGGAGTGAGATATCTGTATTATAACTCACCTACAAGCTATGTTTCCAGAACTCCCGTAGCCACTACAGCCAATTTCGGTCCCCAGCTTATAGGAAATCCGCCTGTAACAGGAAACCTTGCTCTTTCAACCCCAGCAGATGCCTGTACAGCGGTTGCAGCAGGAAGCTTAACCGGTAAGATAGCAGTTGTAACGGCAGCTACCTGTGGTTTTGCGGTTAAAACCAAGAATCTTCAAAATGCCGGAGCAATCGGGGTAATACAATATCACCCGGCAAGTGACCAGCCTGTAGGGATGGGAGGAACAGATAACACAATTACCATTCCTACAATCATGGTAGGGAAATCAGAAGGTGAATTTTTGGTTAATGAGCTGACTAATGGTGTTGTAAGTAACGCTACCTTGAAAACTGATGCCGTTTATAAAGATGCAAGTTTGGATAACGGGATCATATCTCACGAATACGGACATGGAATTTCTAACCGTCTTACGGGTACGGGAAGCAGCTGTTTATCATATTCCACATCCAACGAACAAATGGGTGAAGGATGGTCCGATTTCTTTGCTCTGATGGTTACCAACCGGCCTGGAGATAATGCTTCAGTTCCCAGAGCAATCGGAACCTTTACCGGTGGCGAGGCTGTAAATGGAGCAGGTATACGCCCTGCCAGATATTCTCCTGATTTTGCAGTTAACAATTATACCTATGGAAGAACAAACGGTATGAAAGTTAATGGCAGCATACTCGGAATTGCTATTACTGTACCTGATGTACACAGTATTGGTTTCATTTGGGCAACAATGCTCTGGGACCTTAACTGGAAGTATGTGGAAAAATACGGTTATAACAGTAATGTATTGGCTAATCCTAACAGTGGAAGCGCCAGGGTGTTACAGCTTGTAATGGATGCTCTTAAACTTCAGCCTTGTAACCCGAGCTTTGTACAGGGAAGAGATGCTATCCTTGCAGCTGATCAGGCCAGGATAGGAGGAGAAGATAAATGTATGATCTGGAGAGTTTTTGCTAAAAGAGGATTAGGGGTGAATGCTGCTCCAGGAGGGCTTAACGGCCTGTATATCGGTGCGAATCAGCCTGCTCCGGATTTGAATGATCAGGTTCAGGATTTCACCATTCCTGCCGAATGTGGCGTGCTGGGAGTAAACGAAACAGCATCAGACTCTAAAGGAATATCTATCTATCCGAACCCGGTTAAAACAGAGTTTACTATAAAAACTCCTTCAGGAATGGATCTGTCCGGAATTACTACCGTTT
- a CDS encoding DUF1648 domain-containing protein → MIPRHIQLLFCVPFIIIIGYTAYLLTVYSSIPDVIPIHGYGGRNDGFGSKLFLFAPILLNLAILPFIWLMIRKPDNIKFTFEAKDEDKAKTYYQYQLVLVILAIFVTVIMGPLSFSDIVFK, encoded by the coding sequence ATGATCCCCAGACATATACAATTACTGTTCTGTGTTCCTTTTATCATTATCATCGGCTACACGGCTTATCTGCTTACGGTATACAGCTCAATACCGGATGTTATCCCTATTCATGGATATGGCGGGAGAAATGACGGATTTGGAAGCAAATTGTTCCTTTTTGCTCCAATTCTGTTAAATCTTGCAATTCTGCCTTTCATTTGGCTAATGATCAGAAAACCGGATAACATTAAGTTTACTTTTGAAGCGAAGGACGAAGATAAAGCAAAAACCTATTATCAGTATCAGCTTGTTCTGGTTATTCTCGCCATATTTGTAACCGTCATTATGGGACCGTTATCCTTTTCGGATATTGTTTTTAAATAA
- a CDS encoding C45 family autoproteolytic acyltransferase/hydolase, producing the protein MKKSRRLTIPLTGIQFFLVLCLISCGISKSIHHIPDISTYALETPKVDKINDSTFSFNRNYLTKNKQQLWELYIKGNPLQLGYNNGALTQNLMQKQEEIFFSKVEGIVPSKFKQKLLRGFLKWYNRKMYLNVREDYQAELYGLSQYSSDQYNFIAPKYLRSLYLHGAHDIGHAMQDLAMVGCTSLAVWNENTEDGQLLIGRNFDFYVGDEFAKNKLIEFVEPEAGIPYMSVSWPGMIGVVSGMNKEGITVTINAGKSKIPLTAKTPISLVTREILQYAKNIDEAIAIAKKRKVFVSESILVGSANDRNAVIIEVSPENFGVYRVENTSRVFCTNHFQSEAYKDDKRNQKHIIESHSEYRYEKLQELLEEKKKLNPEKMAAVLRDKSGLKGEKIGYGNEKAINQLLAHHAVIFSPEKRLVWVSSNPYQLGEFVCYDLNEIFSGKNAQESLKSKTALNIARDPFADSEEFNNYEISKMLGEEVSDAIDNKKDIALTDDFIPYYQSMNPDFWFVYYQAGKYYFDINEFSKAKAEFEKALTKEITTIPDRQNVEKYLRKTLKKLK; encoded by the coding sequence ATGAAAAAAAGTAGAAGGCTTACAATACCGTTAACAGGAATTCAATTTTTCCTTGTTCTTTGTCTTATTTCATGTGGTATTTCAAAATCGATCCACCATATCCCGGATATCAGTACCTATGCTCTGGAAACGCCAAAAGTAGATAAGATCAATGATTCCACATTCAGTTTTAACAGGAATTATTTAACCAAAAATAAGCAGCAGCTCTGGGAGCTTTACATCAAAGGAAATCCCTTACAGCTTGGATATAACAACGGAGCCTTAACTCAAAACCTGATGCAGAAGCAGGAAGAAATTTTTTTCTCCAAAGTGGAAGGTATTGTTCCCTCTAAATTTAAACAGAAGCTGCTTCGAGGATTCCTGAAATGGTACAACAGGAAAATGTACCTGAACGTAAGGGAAGATTACCAGGCAGAATTATATGGGCTGTCACAATATTCCTCAGATCAATACAACTTTATCGCTCCAAAATACCTTCGCAGTCTGTATCTTCACGGGGCTCACGACATCGGCCATGCCATGCAGGATCTGGCGATGGTAGGCTGTACTTCACTGGCTGTCTGGAATGAAAACACGGAAGATGGCCAATTACTGATCGGAAGAAACTTCGATTTTTATGTAGGAGATGAATTCGCTAAAAATAAACTGATAGAATTTGTAGAACCGGAAGCCGGAATTCCCTATATGTCTGTAAGCTGGCCGGGAATGATAGGCGTAGTTTCAGGAATGAATAAAGAGGGCATCACCGTAACAATCAATGCAGGAAAATCTAAAATACCTCTAACTGCCAAAACACCTATTTCTCTTGTCACAAGAGAAATCCTGCAGTATGCAAAAAATATTGATGAGGCAATTGCCATTGCGAAAAAAAGGAAAGTTTTTGTTTCCGAATCCATCCTGGTAGGAAGCGCAAATGATAGAAATGCCGTGATTATTGAAGTTTCTCCTGAAAATTTCGGTGTGTACAGAGTTGAAAATACCAGCAGGGTTTTCTGTACCAATCATTTTCAGTCCGAAGCTTATAAAGATGATAAAAGAAACCAAAAACACATCATAGAAAGCCACTCCGAATACCGCTACGAAAAACTTCAGGAACTTCTGGAAGAAAAGAAAAAGCTGAACCCGGAAAAAATGGCTGCCGTTTTGCGTGACAAATCAGGTTTAAAGGGTGAAAAAATAGGCTATGGAAATGAAAAAGCCATCAATCAGTTACTGGCACATCATGCTGTTATTTTTTCACCTGAAAAAAGACTGGTCTGGGTTTCTTCAAATCCTTATCAGCTGGGAGAATTTGTCTGCTATGACCTGAATGAGATCTTTTCCGGTAAGAATGCACAGGAAAGTTTAAAATCAAAAACAGCACTTAATATTGCCAGAGATCCTTTCGCAGATTCAGAAGAATTCAATAATTATGAAATCTCTAAAATGTTAGGCGAGGAAGTGAGCGACGCCATAGACAACAAAAAAGATATAGCATTAACTGATGATTTTATTCCCTATTACCAGTCTATGAATCCTGATTTTTGGTTCGTATATTATCAGGCCGGGAAGTATTATTTTGACATTAATGAGTTTTCAAAAGCAAAAGCTGAATTCGAGAAAGCTCTCACAAAAGAAATTACTACAATTCCGGACAGGCAGAATGTGGAAAAATACCTCAGAAAAACTTTAAAGAAGCTAAAATGA
- a CDS encoding phytoene desaturase family protein, whose amino-acid sequence MKKEYDILVIGSGLGGLVSALILAKEGMKVCVLEKNNQYGGNLQTFSREKLIFDTGVHYLGGLSKGQNLNRFFSYLEIMDELKLHPMDEDGYDKISFGDENIEYPHAQGYENFIEQLTAYFPNEKQNLENYCEEVQYVCAQFPRYQVIGKDNYNEEILHLNTKRFIESVTQDKKLQAVLLGSNFLYGGDSENIPFHVHALTVNSYMQSAYKCIKGGSQITKLLIRKLREYGAEVHKHSEVSGFIFNEAGVLSSVKTKHGKEYAAKKFISNIEIRSFIRLMGEERLRKSFLNRVLSWEPVSSCFSVYLVLKPQSVPNFNYNLYHYSSEEMIWNAFRYSKDNWPETYMLSSTPSKRHPDYAESLTAISYMDFAEVKTWEKTVNTVAEEHERGLKYEQFKLEKAEKMITALEQKIPNLRHSIQSIYTSSPLSYRDYIGSFEGNMYGYMKNSDNPLKTMVSPRTKIDNLFLTGQSVNMHGILGVTIGAFNTCAEILGKEVVDERLKQMMTHEKK is encoded by the coding sequence TTGAAAAAAGAATACGACATACTTGTAATCGGTAGTGGATTGGGAGGTCTTGTTTCGGCTCTTATCTTGGCCAAAGAAGGCATGAAAGTCTGTGTCCTGGAGAAAAATAACCAGTACGGCGGAAATCTGCAGACCTTTTCAAGGGAGAAACTCATTTTTGATACCGGCGTGCATTATCTGGGCGGACTTTCAAAAGGGCAAAATCTTAACAGGTTCTTTTCCTATCTTGAAATTATGGATGAGCTGAAACTTCATCCAATGGACGAGGACGGCTATGACAAAATCTCTTTTGGAGATGAAAACATTGAATATCCCCATGCACAGGGCTATGAAAACTTTATTGAACAGCTCACAGCCTATTTCCCGAACGAAAAGCAAAATTTAGAAAACTACTGTGAAGAGGTCCAGTACGTATGTGCACAGTTTCCCAGATACCAGGTTATTGGGAAAGACAATTATAATGAAGAGATCCTTCACCTTAATACCAAAAGATTCATAGAATCTGTTACCCAGGATAAGAAACTGCAGGCAGTACTGCTGGGTTCCAATTTCTTATATGGTGGAGATTCAGAAAACATACCGTTTCACGTTCATGCACTGACGGTAAATTCCTACATGCAGAGTGCTTATAAATGTATAAAAGGAGGAAGCCAGATCACTAAACTGCTGATCAGAAAACTTCGCGAATATGGAGCTGAGGTACATAAGCATTCCGAGGTTTCCGGGTTTATTTTTAACGAAGCCGGAGTATTGTCTTCTGTGAAAACAAAGCACGGAAAAGAATATGCAGCGAAGAAATTTATTTCCAATATAGAAATCCGTTCCTTCATCAGGCTGATGGGTGAAGAAAGGCTTAGAAAATCATTTCTGAACAGGGTTCTGAGCTGGGAACCGGTTTCATCATGCTTCAGTGTTTACCTGGTTTTAAAACCACAGTCGGTCCCGAACTTTAATTATAATCTTTACCATTATTCATCGGAAGAAATGATCTGGAATGCATTCCGTTACAGCAAAGACAACTGGCCGGAAACCTATATGCTTTCCTCTACACCTTCAAAACGTCATCCTGATTATGCAGAAAGCCTTACAGCAATCTCTTATATGGATTTTGCTGAGGTTAAAACATGGGAGAAAACAGTAAATACCGTTGCTGAAGAACATGAAAGAGGATTGAAATATGAACAGTTCAAACTTGAAAAAGCGGAAAAGATGATCACTGCCTTAGAACAGAAAATCCCGAATCTCAGACATTCCATACAAAGTATCTACACATCATCACCCTTATCTTACAGGGATTATATCGGAAGCTTTGAAGGAAATATGTACGGCTACATGAAAAATTCAGATAATCCTCTGAAAACAATGGTCTCTCCCCGAACGAAAATTGATAACCTGTTTCTCACAGGCCAGTCCGTTAATATGCATGGAATTCTGGGAGTAACAATCGGAGCATTCAACACCTGTGCAGAGATTCTCGGAAAAGAAGTTGTGGATGAACGCCTGAAACAAATGATGACTCATGAAAAAAAGTAG
- a CDS encoding lipid A biosynthesis acyltransferase has translation MNKWKGKSKGTILGYKIFVWCIRNIGIRSSYAVLYFVASYYFLFLKKSNSYIFYYFQKRLDYGYWKSKASVFKSYFTFGKVLIDKTAISAGLREKYTYEFDGIENLRNLLAEKKGGVLISAHIGNFEIAEHFFADIDFDCQINLVTTDQEVTVIKEYLESVAVKQSNIKFIYVKDDMSHIFEINQALSNNELICFTGDRYFEGSKYLEADLLGKSAKFPAGPFLIASRLGVPVVYVYVMKEKNLHYHLYARVAQNIKNRDSQGLLNSYVQNLEVMIKKYPLQWFNYFDFWDDID, from the coding sequence ATGAACAAGTGGAAAGGTAAATCTAAAGGAACCATACTGGGCTATAAAATCTTTGTTTGGTGTATTAGAAATATCGGGATCCGGAGTTCATATGCTGTACTCTATTTTGTAGCTTCCTACTACTTTTTATTCCTGAAAAAAAGCAACAGCTATATCTTTTATTACTTTCAGAAAAGACTGGATTACGGATACTGGAAATCAAAAGCTTCCGTATTCAAAAGTTATTTTACTTTCGGAAAGGTTCTCATTGATAAAACAGCTATTTCTGCTGGATTAAGAGAAAAATATACCTACGAGTTTGATGGCATTGAAAACCTCAGAAACCTTCTGGCTGAAAAAAAAGGCGGTGTCCTCATAAGCGCCCACATCGGAAATTTCGAAATTGCAGAACATTTCTTTGCCGATATTGATTTTGATTGCCAGATCAATCTCGTAACCACAGACCAGGAAGTAACGGTTATTAAAGAATACCTGGAAAGCGTTGCCGTAAAGCAGAGTAATATCAAATTTATCTATGTTAAAGACGATATGTCCCATATTTTCGAGATCAATCAGGCTTTATCAAACAATGAACTGATCTGTTTTACCGGAGACCGTTATTTCGAAGGCTCAAAATATCTTGAAGCCGATCTTCTGGGGAAAAGCGCAAAATTTCCTGCCGGTCCGTTCCTTATTGCTTCCCGCCTTGGGGTTCCTGTAGTATATGTATATGTGATGAAAGAAAAAAATCTACATTACCATTTATATGCAAGAGTCGCCCAGAATATTAAAAACCGTGATTCTCAGGGACTTCTCAACTCATATGTGCAAAACCTTGAAGTCATGATTAAAAAATATCCCCTTCAATGGTTCAATTATTTCGATTTTTGGGATGATATTGATTAA
- a CDS encoding acyl carrier protein has translation MEREKIVDIVNDFLVNEFEVDGDEISNDANLKKTLGLDSLDYIDMVVVIESNFGVKLGEADFKKMVTFDDFYTTIENKIAEKNA, from the coding sequence ATGGAAAGGGAAAAAATTGTTGACATCGTTAATGATTTCTTAGTAAACGAGTTTGAAGTGGATGGGGATGAGATCAGTAATGATGCCAACCTGAAAAAGACGCTCGGACTGGACAGTCTGGATTATATTGATATGGTTGTCGTTATTGAATCCAATTTCGGAGTGAAATTAGGGGAGGCAGATTTCAAAAAAATGGTCACATTTGACGATTTTTATACAACCATTGAAAACAAAATTGCTGAAAAAAACGCATAA
- a CDS encoding beta-ketoacyl-[acyl-carrier-protein] synthase family protein, with translation MENRVVITGMGIYSCIGTSLEEVKESLYQGKSGIALVQERKEFGFRSGLTGVVPKPDLKNLLNRRQRISMGEESEYAYLATTDALKQAGLDQDFLDTHEVGILYGNDSVSQAVVESIDIAREKKDTTLMGSGAIFKSMNSTVTMNLSTIFKLKGINLTISAACASGSHSLGLAYMMIKNGFQDMIICGGAQETNKYSMASFDGLGVFSVREDEPTKASRPFDAGRDGLIPSGGAASLIVESLESAQKRGATILAEIVGYGFSSNGGHISTPNVDGPAQAMDRALKQSGLKAEDIDYINAHATSTPIGDANEAKAIHEIFGSEVPVSSTKSMTGHECWMAGASEVVYSILMMQNNFVAPNINLENPDDEAKKINLVSKTKNQKIDVFLSNSFGFGGTNSALIVKKFD, from the coding sequence ATGGAAAATAGGGTTGTAATTACCGGAATGGGAATTTATTCTTGCATCGGGACCTCTTTGGAAGAAGTCAAAGAATCCCTATATCAAGGAAAATCCGGTATTGCTTTGGTACAGGAAAGAAAAGAATTCGGGTTCAGGTCAGGCCTTACCGGTGTGGTACCGAAGCCGGATCTTAAAAACCTGCTCAACAGACGCCAGCGCATAAGCATGGGTGAGGAAAGCGAATATGCCTACCTTGCCACTACAGATGCATTAAAACAGGCAGGACTGGATCAGGATTTCCTGGATACTCATGAAGTGGGAATTTTATACGGAAACGACAGTGTTTCTCAGGCAGTCGTAGAATCTATCGACATTGCGAGAGAAAAGAAAGATACAACGTTGATGGGATCGGGTGCGATCTTCAAATCAATGAACTCTACGGTAACAATGAACCTTTCAACCATCTTCAAGCTGAAAGGAATCAATCTTACCATCAGTGCAGCCTGTGCCAGCGGTTCCCACTCTTTGGGACTGGCTTATATGATGATTAAAAACGGTTTTCAGGATATGATTATCTGCGGAGGAGCCCAGGAAACCAATAAATACTCAATGGCAAGTTTTGACGGGCTCGGTGTTTTCTCTGTAAGGGAAGATGAACCTACAAAAGCTTCAAGGCCTTTTGATGCCGGACGAGACGGACTTATCCCAAGCGGAGGAGCTGCCAGTCTTATCGTAGAAAGCCTGGAATCTGCACAGAAAAGAGGAGCAACTATCCTTGCCGAAATCGTAGGTTATGGTTTCTCTTCAAACGGAGGTCATATTTCAACACCAAATGTTGACGGCCCGGCTCAGGCTATGGACAGAGCATTAAAACAGTCAGGACTGAAAGCGGAAGATATCGATTATATCAATGCCCATGCGACTTCCACACCAATCGGGGATGCCAATGAAGCCAAGGCAATTCATGAGATCTTCGGAAGTGAAGTTCCGGTAAGTTCTACCAAGTCTATGACCGGTCATGAATGCTGGATGGCGGGAGCAAGTGAAGTGGTATATTCAATTCTGATGATGCAGAACAATTTCGTTGCCCCGAACATCAATCTGGAAAACCCTGATGATGAGGCAAAAAAGATAAATTTAGTCTCAAAAACGAAAAATCAAAAAATTGACGTATTTTTGTCAAATTCATTCGGATTTGGGGGAACCAATTCCGCATTAATAGTTAAAAAATTTGATTAA
- the fabG gene encoding 3-oxoacyl-ACP reductase FabG — protein MKCAIVTGGSRGIGRAICIKLAEEKNYHILINYASNEVAAKETLAKVEELGATGEILKFDVANAEESQTVLTEWQDKNPDAVVEVIVNNAGITRDGLFMWMQSEDWNSVINTSLNGFFNVTNFFIQKLLRNKYGRIINMVSVSGVKGTAGQTNYSAAKGALVGATKALAQEVAKRNITVNAVAPGFIRTDMTQDFNEDELKAMIPANRFGEAEEVADLVAFLASRKASYITGEVVNINGGIYS, from the coding sequence ATGAAATGTGCAATTGTAACAGGCGGCTCAAGGGGAATTGGAAGAGCAATCTGTATAAAACTGGCAGAAGAGAAAAATTATCATATACTCATCAACTACGCTTCCAACGAAGTGGCAGCAAAAGAAACTCTGGCTAAAGTAGAAGAACTTGGCGCTACAGGAGAGATCCTGAAATTTGATGTAGCCAATGCAGAAGAAAGTCAAACTGTTTTAACAGAATGGCAGGATAAAAATCCCGATGCAGTGGTTGAGGTAATCGTAAACAATGCCGGTATTACAAGAGACGGATTATTCATGTGGATGCAGAGTGAAGACTGGAACAGTGTAATCAATACAAGTCTTAATGGTTTCTTCAACGTTACCAATTTCTTTATTCAGAAGCTTTTACGTAATAAATATGGAAGAATTATCAATATGGTTTCCGTTTCCGGGGTAAAAGGAACAGCCGGGCAGACCAATTATTCTGCAGCAAAAGGAGCTTTGGTGGGTGCTACAAAAGCGTTGGCTCAGGAAGTTGCCAAAAGAAACATCACCGTAAATGCCGTAGCTCCCGGGTTCATCAGAACAGATATGACCCAGGATTTCAATGAAGACGAACTTAAAGCAATGATCCCTGCCAACAGATTTGGAGAAGCAGAAGAAGTTGCAGATCTGGTAGCATTTTTAGCCTCCAGAAAAGCTTCGTACATTACAGGAGAAGTGGTGAATATTAACGGAGGAATTTACTCATAA
- the hutH gene encoding histidine ammonia-lyase, protein MKINDFLELKDFQKIIIENGKIELDESLLDRVEASFQFLKEFSKNKVIYGVNTGFGPMAQFKISDEDTHQLQYNLIRSHSSGIGNPLPEQEVKACMLARLNTLSLGNSGVHQSVVHLLKELINRDITPLIFEHGGVGASGDLVQLAHLALVLIGEGEVFYKGRRKTTKEVFEAEGLEPIKVEIREGLALMNGTSVMSGIGIVNAYKANQLTDISIRLSCAINEIVQAYDDHLSEALNGTKKHYGQQKVAERMRTHLADSKLIRKREDHLYTHFEEQEKVFKEKVQEYYSLRCVPQILGPVLDTLEYTEKVLENEINSANDNPIINVEDKHVYHGGNFHGDYISLEMDKLKIVVTKLTMLAERQLNYLLNAKINEILPPFVNLGKLGFNFGMQGVQFTATSTTAESQMLSNSMYVHSIPNNNDNQDIVSMGTNAAVICRKVIENAFEVLTIEAITIIQAIEYLGFQDKVSSSTKELYDEIRKIVPAFSDDMVMYPYLEDVKKYLKTM, encoded by the coding sequence ATGAAAATAAACGACTTTTTAGAACTGAAGGATTTTCAAAAAATTATCATTGAGAACGGGAAAATTGAACTGGACGAATCACTTTTAGATAGAGTAGAAGCAAGTTTTCAGTTTTTAAAGGAATTTTCGAAAAATAAAGTAATATATGGTGTCAATACCGGTTTTGGGCCGATGGCTCAGTTCAAGATCAGCGATGAAGATACGCACCAGCTTCAGTATAACCTGATCAGAAGCCATTCTTCAGGAATTGGAAACCCTTTGCCGGAGCAGGAAGTAAAAGCCTGTATGCTCGCAAGGCTCAATACACTTTCACTGGGAAATTCAGGAGTACATCAATCCGTTGTTCATTTACTTAAAGAGTTGATCAACAGAGATATTACACCATTGATTTTTGAACACGGAGGAGTAGGCGCAAGCGGCGATTTGGTACAGCTTGCCCACCTTGCTTTAGTTCTGATCGGGGAAGGAGAAGTTTTCTACAAAGGACGGAGAAAAACAACAAAAGAAGTTTTTGAAGCAGAAGGATTGGAACCGATCAAAGTAGAGATTCGTGAAGGACTTGCGTTGATGAACGGAACTTCCGTTATGTCAGGAATAGGAATCGTTAATGCCTACAAAGCGAATCAGTTAACAGATATTTCAATCAGGCTTTCCTGTGCAATCAATGAAATTGTTCAGGCTTATGATGATCACCTTTCCGAAGCTTTAAACGGAACAAAAAAACATTACGGACAGCAGAAAGTAGCGGAAAGAATGCGTACGCATTTGGCTGACAGTAAACTAATCAGAAAAAGAGAAGACCATCTTTATACTCATTTTGAAGAGCAGGAAAAAGTATTCAAGGAAAAAGTTCAGGAATATTATTCTTTAAGATGTGTTCCACAGATCTTGGGACCTGTTTTAGATACGTTAGAGTATACGGAGAAAGTTCTTGAAAATGAGATTAATTCAGCCAATGACAACCCGATCATCAATGTAGAAGACAAGCATGTATACCACGGTGGAAATTTCCACGGAGATTATATTTCGCTGGAAATGGACAAGCTGAAAATTGTTGTTACAAAACTGACCATGTTGGCAGAAAGGCAGTTGAACTACCTTTTAAATGCAAAGATCAACGAAATCTTGCCTCCTTTTGTAAATTTAGGTAAATTAGGCTTCAATTTCGGAATGCAGGGAGTTCAGTTCACGGCAACATCTACTACGGCGGAAAGCCAGATGCTGTCTAATTCTATGTACGTACACAGTATACCTAATAATAATGATAATCAGGATATTGTGAGCATGGGAACGAATGCTGCGGTGATTTGCAGAAAAGTAATAGAAAACGCATTTGAAGTATTGACAATTGAAGCCATTACGATTATTCAGGCCATTGAATATCTTGGTTTTCAGGATAAAGTGTCATCTTCTACCAAAGAACTGTATGACGAAATAAGAAAGATTGTTCCTGCATTCTCTGATGATATGGTGATGTATCCGTATTTGGAGGATGTGAAGAAATATTTAAAGACAATGTAA